The Natronoglycomyces albus genome has a segment encoding these proteins:
- a CDS encoding phosphoglyceromutase: MTATLVLLRHGESEWNAKNLFTGWVDVDLTAEGEKEGERGGQLLAEAQIAPEVVHTSLMRRAIRTAEISLNAIDRHWIPVKRHWRLNERHYGALQGKNKAETLEEFGEEQFMTWRRSYDTPPPPIAPDNEFSQVGDPRYAHLPEEIMPRTECLKDVLERMMPYWYDALVPDLQAGKTVLVAAHGNSLRALVKHLEGVSDEDIVGLNIPTGMPLVYKIDQTTLRAEGPGEYLDPQAAAEAAAKVAAQGKK; encoded by the coding sequence ATGACCGCTACTCTCGTGTTGCTTCGCCACGGCGAAAGCGAATGGAACGCTAAGAACCTCTTCACCGGCTGGGTTGACGTCGATCTGACCGCTGAGGGTGAGAAGGAAGGCGAACGCGGTGGCCAGTTGCTGGCCGAGGCGCAGATCGCCCCGGAGGTGGTGCACACCTCGCTGATGCGACGGGCGATCCGCACCGCGGAGATCTCGCTCAACGCGATCGATCGCCACTGGATTCCGGTGAAACGTCATTGGCGGCTCAACGAGCGCCATTATGGAGCCTTGCAGGGGAAGAACAAGGCCGAGACGCTGGAGGAATTCGGCGAGGAACAGTTCATGACCTGGCGTCGCTCCTACGACACGCCGCCGCCGCCCATCGCGCCGGACAATGAGTTCTCTCAGGTGGGCGACCCTCGCTACGCCCATCTTCCCGAGGAGATCATGCCGCGCACCGAGTGCTTGAAGGACGTGCTGGAGCGGATGATGCCCTACTGGTATGACGCGCTGGTGCCGGACCTGCAAGCTGGCAAGACGGTGCTGGTGGCCGCGCACGGGAACTCGCTGCGGGCGCTGGTGAAGCACCTGGAAGGGGTGTCCGACGAGGACATCGTCGGCTTGAACATCCCCACCGGCATGCCGCTGGTGTACAAGATCGACCAGACCACGTTGCGAGCCGAGGGGCCCGGGGAGTACCTGGATCCGCAGGCGGCAGCCGAGGCGGCCGCGAAGGTGGCCGCGCAGGGTAAGAAATAG
- a CDS encoding diacylglycerol kinase → MRDITLLINPTSGRGRGERIGSRVATHLTIAGFTVQTMIGTDAGHSGELAEAAVKGGTDALVLVGGDGMVHLGLQAVAGRNTPLGIIPAGGGNDIARALGLPLRNPLRAADYVGAGRIRKIDLGKASGRWFGGVVAAGFDARVNERANRMRWPQGRLRYNLAMLAELGVFTAVPYELELDGQKWSTQAMLVAIGNMPYYGGGMKVVPSARPDDGLFDVMVVKPLSRAKLLTVFPRVYAGTHVRLPFVEVRQARSVRVNAPDICAYVDGERLGPLPQTFTAVPEALSVFAPPSPANREA, encoded by the coding sequence ATGCGCGATATCACTCTTTTGATCAACCCGACTTCGGGCCGAGGCCGGGGCGAGCGCATCGGCTCGCGCGTGGCCACCCATCTGACAATCGCCGGGTTCACTGTGCAAACCATGATCGGCACCGACGCGGGCCACAGCGGCGAGCTCGCCGAAGCCGCGGTCAAAGGAGGTACCGACGCCCTCGTCCTCGTCGGCGGCGATGGCATGGTTCACCTGGGCCTGCAAGCTGTGGCCGGGAGAAACACCCCGCTGGGAATCATCCCCGCCGGGGGTGGCAACGACATCGCCCGCGCGCTGGGCCTGCCGCTGCGCAACCCGCTGCGGGCGGCCGACTATGTTGGCGCGGGCCGAATACGAAAAATCGACCTGGGGAAAGCCTCGGGACGCTGGTTCGGCGGGGTCGTCGCGGCTGGATTCGACGCCCGCGTCAACGAGCGAGCCAATCGTATGCGCTGGCCCCAAGGTCGGCTGCGGTACAACCTGGCGATGCTAGCCGAACTGGGCGTCTTCACCGCGGTGCCCTATGAACTGGAGTTGGACGGCCAAAAGTGGTCGACGCAGGCGATGCTGGTGGCCATCGGCAATATGCCCTACTACGGGGGCGGAATGAAGGTAGTACCCTCGGCGCGGCCCGACGACGGCCTGTTCGACGTCATGGTCGTCAAGCCGCTGTCAAGAGCGAAGCTGCTGACGGTCTTCCCCAGGGTCTACGCGGGTACTCACGTGCGCCTTCCCTTCGTGGAAGTGCGGCAAGCCAGGAGCGTCCGCGTCAACGCGCCCGATATCTGTGCCTACGTGGACGGGGAACGGCTAGGTCCATTGCCGCAGACCTTCACCGCCGTGCCCGAAGCCCTCTCCGTGTTCGCCCCACCGTCACCCGCTAATCGCGAGGCTTGA
- a CDS encoding glycosyltransferase, with amino-acid sequence MLSMHTSPLAQPGTGDAGGMNVYIDQTAKQLVSRGVEVEVFTRATSSSEPQSVVTDHGVVVHHVPAGPFEGLSKHDLPGQLCAFAAGILRTEAHRPEGYFDLLHSHYWLSGQAGWIVADRWNVPLLHTFHTLAKVKNDNLAAGDTPEPLGRIIGEEQVVGASDRLIANTPAEARDLYQYYEAPTDAIDVVSPGVDLGIFRPVTGSGEPEISTNDPLAATVHGRPSDRAPSISSPALSKAAARAQLGLDPQDLVVAFVGRIQPAKAPDVLLHGFSRLRERHPELSGRLKALFVGGPSNSHANWLPDLITAHGLDECVQQLPPRTGNDLANLYRAADVVAFPSHNESFGLVALEAQACGTPVIASNVGGLATVVDDQRTGTLVNGHAADDWAAALHQLLTDADLRHKYGREASAHAQHYSWSSTAEGLLHSYVRARQAARALVACS; translated from the coding sequence ATGCTGTCGATGCACACCTCCCCGCTGGCACAGCCCGGAACCGGTGACGCTGGTGGAATGAACGTCTACATCGACCAAACCGCGAAACAACTGGTAAGCCGTGGTGTCGAGGTCGAGGTCTTCACCCGGGCCACCTCCTCGTCCGAGCCTCAGAGCGTCGTCACCGACCACGGCGTCGTGGTGCACCACGTTCCCGCTGGCCCGTTTGAAGGACTCTCCAAGCACGACCTGCCCGGTCAGCTATGTGCCTTCGCGGCCGGAATCTTGCGCACCGAGGCCCACCGCCCCGAGGGCTACTTCGACCTACTTCACAGCCACTACTGGCTCTCCGGCCAGGCCGGATGGATCGTCGCCGACCGTTGGAACGTGCCGCTCCTGCACACCTTTCACACCTTGGCCAAAGTCAAGAACGACAATCTTGCCGCCGGCGACACTCCCGAGCCGCTGGGCCGCATCATCGGCGAAGAGCAGGTCGTGGGCGCGAGTGACCGCCTCATTGCCAACACTCCCGCCGAAGCCCGCGACCTCTACCAGTACTACGAGGCACCGACCGACGCCATCGACGTGGTTTCCCCAGGAGTCGATCTGGGAATCTTTCGACCAGTGACCGGCAGCGGCGAACCCGAAATCAGCACCAATGACCCCCTCGCCGCCACAGTGCACGGGCGCCCCTCCGACCGAGCCCCGAGCATAAGCTCTCCCGCCCTATCCAAGGCCGCGGCGCGCGCCCAGTTGGGTCTAGACCCGCAAGATCTCGTCGTGGCCTTCGTGGGCCGCATCCAACCGGCCAAGGCTCCCGATGTCCTCCTCCATGGATTCTCCCGCCTGCGCGAACGACACCCCGAACTGTCCGGTCGCCTCAAAGCCCTCTTCGTCGGTGGCCCCTCCAACTCCCACGCCAACTGGCTGCCCGACCTCATCACCGCCCACGGCCTAGACGAGTGTGTTCAGCAACTCCCTCCGCGCACCGGCAATGACCTCGCCAACCTCTATCGGGCCGCCGATGTCGTCGCCTTCCCCAGCCACAACGAATCCTTCGGACTGGTCGCCCTCGAAGCCCAGGCCTGCGGCACACCGGTCATCGCCTCCAACGTGGGCGGACTCGCCACCGTCGTTGACGACCAGCGCACGGGAACTCTGGTCAACGGTCACGCCGCCGACGACTGGGCGGCCGCCTTGCACCAGCTGCTGACCGATGCCGACCTGCGGCACAAGTATGGACGCGAAGCCAGTGCCCATGCCCAGCACTACAGTTGGTCATCGACGGCCGAAGGTCTGCTGCACTCCTACGTGCGCGCCCGACAAGCCGCCCGTGCCTTGGTGGCGTGCAGTTGA
- a CDS encoding TetR/AcrR family transcriptional regulator, whose translation MSSTAVASQETVAQESLTREALAEDALSADSAKESADLPRRKRLMKETISEAKTAGSEPASPAQPSLPRARSAETTSGPAATHQTTQPPSQPKTQRRPKITRHTETVTSVGALRRLPVQERSAARVSRMLDAAASLVEEVGYDRLSTTAIAQRADVAIGSVYQFFGDKRSLTEALSQRYIDQYLDRLAMRLEAHHISTWHDGTLAAVDEYIHMYRTAPGFRVLHLADVIDPGRGTTMTTGGDLIAEQVIATVAELVGSKVDPWVTEAVTVALETGQALVRRAFRRDPEGDDEALSEARRMVSEYLRDRVR comes from the coding sequence ATGAGCTCAACGGCCGTCGCGTCGCAGGAAACAGTCGCACAGGAATCTCTGACTCGAGAAGCATTGGCCGAGGACGCGCTGTCTGCCGACAGCGCCAAGGAATCGGCGGACCTGCCTCGACGCAAGAGGCTAATGAAGGAAACCATCTCCGAGGCCAAGACCGCTGGGTCCGAACCGGCCTCACCGGCTCAACCGTCCCTGCCGCGTGCCCGCTCCGCCGAGACCACTAGCGGCCCGGCGGCGACCCACCAGACCACCCAGCCACCGTCCCAACCCAAGACGCAGCGTCGGCCCAAGATCACTCGCCATACCGAGACGGTCACCTCGGTCGGCGCGCTGCGTCGCCTGCCGGTGCAGGAGCGCTCTGCCGCCCGTGTCTCCCGCATGCTGGACGCCGCCGCCAGCCTGGTCGAAGAGGTCGGCTACGACCGCCTGTCAACCACCGCGATCGCCCAACGCGCGGACGTGGCCATCGGTTCGGTGTACCAATTTTTCGGAGACAAGCGTTCCCTCACCGAGGCACTGAGCCAGCGCTACATCGACCAATATCTGGACCGGCTCGCCATGCGCCTGGAGGCGCACCACATCTCCACCTGGCACGACGGAACGCTGGCGGCAGTGGACGAGTACATCCACATGTACCGCACGGCTCCCGGATTCCGGGTGCTGCATCTGGCCGACGTTATTGATCCGGGCCGTGGCACGACCATGACCACCGGAGGCGACCTCATCGCCGAGCAGGTCATCGCCACCGTTGCCGAGCTGGTCGGCAGCAAGGTCGACCCGTGGGTGACCGAAGCTGTCACCGTGGCGCTGGAAACCGGTCAGGCGCTGGTGCGGCGGGCATTTAGGCGCGACCCCGAAGGCGATGACGAAGCGTTGTCGGAGGCGCGTCGTATGGTGAGTGAGTACCTGCGAGATCGAGTGCGTTAG
- a CDS encoding YbjN domain-containing protein, producing the protein MNTEHRNTRALADQLDVILRSMDVDYTKNDAGLLFTVSIPGERRKTIDVTLVVEDHALKVLSFVARCPEERHQQVWEELLRRNFELFSVAFTIDDRDHDIYLVGRVSHSSVNEHDIDRLLGVVHQATDGVFNRILELGFESSIRQEWRWRLDRGESTVNLQAFEQFKPRD; encoded by the coding sequence GTGAACACCGAACACCGCAACACGCGAGCGCTGGCCGATCAACTGGACGTCATCTTGCGAAGCATGGATGTCGATTACACCAAGAACGATGCGGGCCTGCTCTTCACCGTGTCGATCCCGGGCGAACGCCGTAAGACCATCGACGTCACGTTGGTGGTCGAAGATCACGCTTTGAAAGTTCTCAGCTTTGTCGCGCGCTGTCCCGAGGAGCGCCACCAGCAGGTGTGGGAGGAGCTTTTGCGGCGTAACTTCGAGCTGTTCAGCGTCGCCTTCACCATCGACGACCGTGACCACGACATTTATCTAGTGGGGCGCGTCTCGCACAGCAGTGTCAATGAGCATGACATCGACCGGCTGCTCGGCGTCGTCCACCAGGCCACCGATGGGGTGTTCAATCGGATTTTGGAGCTGGGGTTCGAATCCTCGATTCGGCAAGAGTGGCGGTGGCGGCTGGATCGCGGCGAGTCGACCGTGAACCTGCAGGCGTTCGAGCAGTTCAAGCCTCGCGATTAG